The Malus domestica chromosome 10, GDT2T_hap1 genome contains a region encoding:
- the LOC103446370 gene encoding receptor-like protein kinase HSL1 produces the protein MLLFLLPLLLLLPPLPTTLSLNQEGLYLQHFKLSLDDPDSALDSWNDADSTPCNWLGVKCDDASSSSPVVRSLDLPSANLAGPFPTVLCRLPNLTHLSLYNNSINSTLPPSLSTCQNLEHLDLSQNLLTGALPATLPDLPNLKYLDLTGNNFSGPIPDSFGRFQKLEVLSLVYNLIEGTIPPFLGNISTLKMLNLSYNPFLPGRIPAELGNLTNLEVLWLTECNIVGEIPDSLGRLKNLKDLDLAINGLTGRIPPSLSELTSVVQIELYNNSLTGKLPPGMSKLTRLRLLDASMNQLSGPIPDELCRLPLESLNLYENNFEGSVPASIANSPNLYELRLFRNKLSGELPQNLGKNSPLKWLDVSSNQFTGTIPASLCEKRQMEELLMIHNEFSGGIPVRLGECQSLTRVRLGHNRLSGEVPAGFWGLPRVYLMELVENELSGAISKTIAGATNLSLLIVAKNKFSGQIPEEIGWVENLMEFSGGENKFNGPLPESIVRLGQLGTLDLHSNEISGELPIGIQSWTKLNELNLASNQLSGKIPDGIGNLSVLNYLDLSGNRFSGKIPFGLQNMKLNVFNLSNNRLSGELPPLFAKEIYRSSFLGNPGLCGDLDGLCDGKAEVKSQGYLWLLRCIFILSGLVFVVGVVWFYLKYKNFKKANRTIDKSKWTLMSFHKLGFSEYEILDCLDEDNVIGSGASGKVYKVMLSSGEVVAVKKLWGGKVQECEAGDVEKGWVQDDGFEAEVETLGRIRHKNIVKLWCCCTTRDCKLLVYEYMQNGSLGDMLHSIKGGLLDWPTRFKIALDAAEGLSYLHHDCVPAIVHRDVKSNNILLDGDFGARVADFGVAKVVDVTGKGPQSMSGITGSCGYIAPEYAYTLRVNEKSDIYSFGVVILELVTGRLPVDPEFGEKDLVKWVCTALDQKGVDSVVDPKLESCYKEEVGKVLNIGLLCTSPLPINRPSMRRVVKLLQEVGTEKHPQAAKKEGKLSPYYYEDASDHGSVA, from the exons ACCTCCCCAGCGCCAACCTCGCCGGCCCTTTCCCCACCGTCCTCTGCCGCCTCCCCAACCTCACCCACCTCTCCCTCTACAACAACTCCATCAACTCCACCCTCCCTCCCTCACTCTCCACTTGTCAAAATCTCGAGCACCTTGACCTCTCCCAGAACCTTCTCACCGGCGCCCTCCCCGCCACCCTCCCTGACCTCCCCAACCTCAAATACCTCGACCTCACCGGAAACAACTTCTCCGGACCAATTCCCGACTCCTTCGGCCGCTTCCAGAAACTCGAGGTCCTCTCTCTCGTCTACAATCTCATTGAAGGCACCATACCCCCGTTTCTCGGCAACATTTCCACCCTgaaaatgctcaacctttccTACAACCCGTTTCTCCCGGGTCGGATCCCGGCGGAGCTCGGCAATCTGACGAACCTCGAGGTGCTCTGGCTCACCGAGTGCAACATAGTTGGCGAGATTCCCGACTCGCTGGGTCGtctcaaaaacctcaaggattTGGACCTCGCCATCAACGGCTTAACCGGCCGGATTCCGCCGTCGCTCAGCGAGCTGACCAGCGTCGTTCAGATTGAGCTCTACAACAACTCATTAACCGGCAAGCTGCCGCCCGGAATGTCTAAATTGACCCGGCTGAGACTCCTCGACGCGTCCATGAACCAGCTGAGCGGGCCAATTCCTGACGAGCTCTGCCGGTTGCCGCTCGAAAGCCTCAACCTTTACGAGAACAACTTCGAGGGGAGCGTGCCGGCGAGCATTGCGAACTCGCCTAACTTGTACGAGCTCAGGCTCTTCCGAAACAAGCTCTCCGGCGAGCTTCCCCAAAATCTCGGGAAGAACTCCCCTCTCAAGTGGCTCGACGTGTCTAGCAACCAGTTCACTGGCACCATTCCGGCGAGTCTTTGCGAGAAGCGACAAATGGAAGAGCTCTTGATGATACACAATGAGTTTTCCGGTGGGATCCCGGTGAGGTTGGGTGAGTGCCAGAGCTTGACCCGGGTTCGATTGGGTCACAACCGGTTAAGTGGGGAAGTTCCGGCGGGCTTCTGGGGGCTGCCGCGCGTGTACTTGATGGAGCTCGTTGAGAATGAGCTTTCTGGGGCGATATCGAAGACCATTGCCGGAGCCACGAACCTCTCGCTATTAATCGTAGCGAAGAACAAGTTTTCGGGTCAGATACCGGAGGAGATTGGGTGGGTGGAGAATCTTATGGAGTTTTCCGGTGGCGAAAATAAGTTCAATGGGCCGTTGCCGGAGAGCATTGTGAGACTCGGGCAGCTCGGGACTCTGGACCTCCACAGTAACGAAATCTCGGGTGAGCTTCCAATTGGGATCCAGTCTTGGACGAAACTCAACGAGCTCAATCTAGCAAGTAACCAACTTTCCGGGAAAATCCCAGATGGGATTGGGAACTTATCCGTGCTTAATTACCTTGATCTTTCCGGGAATCGATTTTCCGGGAAAATCCCATTTGGGTTGCAGAATATGAAGCTCAATGTGTTTAATTTGTCCAACAATCGGCTCTCAGGTGAGCTTCCACCCTTATTTGCTAAGGAAATTTATAGGAGTAGCTTTCTGGGAAATCCTGGTCTTTGTGGAGATTTGGATGGCTTATGTGATGGCAAAGCTGAGGTTAAAAGTCAGGGGTACCTATGGTTGCTTAGGTGCATCTTCATTCTATCTGGTTTAGTATTTGTTGTGGGGGTGGTCTGGTTTTACTTGAAGTACAAGAACTTCAAGAAGGCGAACCGAACGATAGACAAATCCAAATGGACGCTGATGTCGTTTCACAAACTGGGTTTTAGTGAGTATGAGATCTTGGATTGCCTTGATGAAGATAATGTGATTGGTAGCGGGGCGTCCGGGAAGGTGTACAAGGTTATGCTGAGCAGTGGAGAGGTTGTTGCAGTGAAGAAGCTTTGGGGAGGGAAAGTGCAGGAGTGCGAAGCTGGCGATGTTGAGAAAGGTTGGGTCCAAGACGACGGCTTTGAGGCGGAGGTGGAGACTTTGGGGAGGATTAGGCACAAGAACattgtgaagctttggtgttgttGCACTACTAGGGACTGCAAGCTCTTGGTTTATGAGTATATGCAAAATGGCAGTCTCGGTGATATGTTGCATAGCATCAAAGGAGGGTTGCTGGATTGGCCTACAAGGTTTAAGATAGCTCTGGATGCAGCAGAGGGTCTTTCTTATCTGCACCATGATTGCGTTCCTGCGATTGTTCATAGAGATGTGAAATCCAACAACATATTGTTGGACGGCGATTTTGGAGCGCGAGTGGCGGATTTTGGAGTAGCCAAGGTGGTTGATGTGACTGGTAAAGGGCCTCAATCCATGTCGGGCATTACAGGTTCTTGTGGTTACATTGCTCCAG AATATGCATACACTCTCAGAGTGAATGAGAAGAGCGATATATACAGTTTCGGCGTGGTTATTCTGGAGCTGGTGACCGGGAGACTCCCAGTCGACCCAGAGTTCGGAGAAAAGGACTTGGTGAAGTGGGTCTGCACCGCATTGGATCAGAAAGGAGTAGACAGTGTGGTTGACCCAAAACTTGAATCTTGTTACAAGGAAGAAGTCGGCAAGGTCCTCAACATTGGCCTCCTCTGCACCAGCCCTCTCCCAATTAATCGTCCGTCCATGAGACGAGTAGTGAAATTGTTGCAAGAAGTTGGCACAGAGAAACATCCCCAGGCTGCTAAAAAGGAGGGGAAATTGTCACCCTATTACTACGAAGATGCCTCGGATCATGGAAGCGTAGCTTGA